Proteins from a genomic interval of Ensifer canadensis:
- a CDS encoding 2OG-Fe(II) oxygenase: MNPRISMAIADRTEQAVETHVAAYDWQAISDALNGYGCAVMEKLLSADDCRRISALYKDEQHFRSHIHMARHGFGKGEYRYFKYPLPDLLGGLRTALYPRLADVANQWNGRMGIETRYPAEHREFLRQCHDAGQTRPTPLLLQYVPGDFNCLHQDLYGDLAFPIQVAILLSEPGKDFTGGEFVLTEQRPRMQSRVEVVPLRQGDAVAFAVHNRPVQGTKGNYRVNLRHGVSRVRSGLRHTVGIIFHDAR; encoded by the coding sequence ATGAATCCGCGCATTTCAATGGCTATTGCAGATCGGACCGAACAGGCTGTGGAGACGCATGTCGCAGCTTACGATTGGCAGGCGATTTCGGACGCGTTGAACGGCTATGGCTGCGCGGTCATGGAAAAGCTTCTGTCGGCGGACGACTGCCGACGGATTTCGGCGCTCTACAAGGACGAGCAGCATTTCCGCAGCCATATCCACATGGCCAGGCACGGTTTCGGCAAGGGGGAATATCGCTACTTCAAGTATCCGTTGCCGGATCTGCTTGGCGGTCTTCGCACTGCGCTCTATCCGCGCCTCGCCGACGTTGCCAACCAATGGAACGGTCGCATGGGGATCGAGACGAGATATCCGGCGGAGCACCGGGAATTCCTGAGGCAGTGCCACGATGCGGGCCAGACACGGCCAACACCGCTGCTGCTGCAATATGTGCCCGGCGATTTCAATTGCCTGCACCAGGACCTCTATGGTGATCTTGCCTTTCCGATACAGGTCGCGATCCTTCTTTCCGAACCGGGAAAGGATTTCACGGGCGGTGAATTCGTGCTGACGGAGCAGCGTCCGCGCATGCAAAGCCGGGTCGAGGTCGTTCCCCTCCGCCAAGGTGATGCCGTGGCTTTTGCCGTTCACAACCGGCCGGTTCAAGGCACGAAGGGCAATTATCGCGTCAACCTGCGCCATGGCGTCAGCCGTGTCAGGTCAGGCCTGCGCCACACTGTCGGCATCATCTTTCACGACGCAAGATAG
- a CDS encoding methylated-DNA--[protein]-cysteine S-methyltransferase, with product MNLIDNRTHTPRPRQAVGVANRTTVEYGVAQAELGCVLIARSVGGVCAILIGADAEQLERDLADRFPGRALNRNEAGLRTELAKVLRFIDNPGEGLDLPLALRGTTLQRRVWQALRAIPAGTTITYAELAVRVGAPTSARAVANACAANVIALAIPCHRVVRSSGELAGYRWGIERKRTLIAKEAML from the coding sequence ATGAACCTCATCGACAACCGGACGCACACCCCGCGACCGCGGCAAGCCGTCGGCGTCGCTAACCGCACAACCGTGGAGTATGGCGTTGCACAAGCAGAGTTGGGCTGTGTTCTGATCGCGCGCAGCGTCGGCGGTGTTTGTGCGATCCTGATCGGTGCTGACGCGGAGCAACTGGAGCGAGATCTTGCGGATCGTTTTCCTGGCCGTGCATTGAACCGGAACGAAGCCGGACTTCGCACCGAGCTGGCGAAGGTCCTTCGCTTCATCGATAACCCTGGCGAGGGTCTGGATCTCCCGCTTGCCCTTCGCGGGACAACACTCCAGCGCCGTGTCTGGCAGGCGCTTCGCGCGATTCCGGCGGGGACGACGATCACTTACGCCGAGCTGGCGGTCCGCGTTGGCGCACCGACATCCGCGCGCGCCGTTGCCAACGCCTGCGCCGCCAATGTCATCGCTTTGGCCATTCCATGCCACCGTGTCGTGCGCAGCAGCGGTGAACTCGCCGGCTACCGTTGGGGCATAGAGCGCAAGCGCACGCTGATCGCCAAGGAGGCGATGCTATGA
- the alkB gene encoding DNA oxidative demethylase AlkB: MTDLFAKLAVEPSRESMAEGATLLRGFALSLEGQILPGLRSVIAEAPFRHMVTPGGYTMSVAMTNCGAAGWVTDRSGYRYDRLDPESGKPWPPLPSSFLDLAIAAATEAGYPDFRPDACLINRYEPGARLSLHQDKDERDFSHPIVSVSLGLPATFQFGGPNRTDPIRKYALRHGDVVVWGGPSRLFYHGVTELKDGEHETLGRMRINLTFRRAR; this comes from the coding sequence ATGACTGACCTATTCGCCAAGCTTGCCGTCGAACCGTCACGCGAGAGCATGGCCGAAGGCGCGACGCTGCTTCGCGGCTTTGCGCTGTCGCTTGAGGGGCAAATCCTGCCGGGACTGCGATCGGTCATTGCTGAGGCACCGTTCCGGCACATGGTGACACCGGGCGGCTACACGATGTCGGTTGCGATGACCAATTGCGGGGCGGCCGGATGGGTCACGGACCGGAGCGGGTACCGCTACGACCGGCTAGACCCGGAGAGCGGCAAGCCGTGGCCGCCGCTGCCATCGTCCTTCCTCGACCTTGCCATCGCGGCGGCGACCGAAGCAGGCTATCCGGATTTCAGACCCGATGCCTGCCTGATCAACCGGTACGAACCGGGCGCACGGCTTTCGCTTCATCAGGACAAGGACGAGCGCGATTTCTCGCACCCCATCGTTTCGGTTTCGCTCGGGCTCCCCGCCACATTCCAGTTTGGCGGACCAAACCGCACGGACCCAATCCGCAAATACGCGCTGCGTCACGGCGATGTTGTCGTCTGGGGTGGGCCGTCGCGCCTATTCTATCACGGGGTCACAGAGTTGAAGGACGGCGAACACGAGACCCTTGGCCGCATGCGCATCAACCTGACCTTCCGGCGTGCACGTTAA
- the ada gene encoding bifunctional DNA-binding transcriptional regulator/O6-methylguanine-DNA methyltransferase Ada, with amino-acid sequence MNMATTFPTAAAATRVPVARDPRWVAIVSRDKASDGHFWYSVTTTGVYCRPSCPSRIANPKNVQLHDTLEGAKATGFRPCRRCNPDGPSSDEANAAIVVRACRLIEDSDEELALGDLAAAVGKSQSYFHRLFKAAIGLTPKDYAAAHRAAKVRRGLEAGNSVTEAIYEAGFNSSGRFYENSTDILGMTPARYRAGGADEEIRFAVGQTSLGAILVASSRKGVASILLGDDPEALVCDLQDRFPKAELIGADADYEALVAQVVGFVEAPGIGLDLPFDVRGTAFQQRVWQALQEIPVGRTVSYAEIARRIGQPKAVRAVAGACAANSLAVVIPCHRVVRNDGALSGYAWGVERKRALLDREAARGAA; translated from the coding sequence ATGAATATGGCGACGACATTCCCAACCGCAGCTGCCGCGACCAGGGTCCCAGTCGCGCGCGACCCGCGCTGGGTCGCCATCGTCAGCCGCGACAAGGCTTCCGACGGGCATTTCTGGTATTCGGTCACGACCACCGGCGTCTATTGCCGCCCCTCATGCCCTTCACGCATCGCCAATCCCAAGAATGTCCAACTGCACGACACGCTTGAAGGCGCGAAGGCGACGGGCTTTCGCCCGTGTCGGCGGTGCAACCCGGACGGCCCATCCAGCGATGAGGCAAACGCTGCCATCGTCGTTAGGGCTTGCCGGCTGATCGAAGACAGCGATGAAGAGCTGGCCTTGGGCGATCTGGCCGCTGCCGTCGGCAAGAGCCAGAGCTATTTCCATCGGCTGTTCAAGGCAGCGATCGGCTTGACGCCAAAGGACTATGCGGCTGCTCATCGAGCTGCCAAGGTTCGTCGTGGGCTGGAAGCGGGCAACAGCGTAACGGAGGCGATCTATGAAGCGGGCTTCAACTCGAGCGGTCGTTTCTACGAGAACTCGACTGATATTCTCGGCATGACGCCGGCACGCTACCGCGCAGGCGGCGCGGATGAGGAAATCCGATTTGCCGTCGGCCAGACGTCGCTCGGCGCGATCCTCGTCGCATCAAGTCGGAAAGGTGTCGCGTCCATCCTGCTCGGAGACGATCCGGAGGCGCTTGTGTGCGACCTTCAGGACCGTTTTCCGAAGGCGGAGCTGATTGGCGCCGATGCCGACTACGAGGCGCTTGTCGCACAGGTGGTCGGCTTCGTCGAAGCCCCGGGCATCGGCCTCGACCTACCGTTCGATGTTCGCGGGACAGCATTCCAGCAGCGGGTCTGGCAGGCCCTGCAGGAAATTCCGGTCGGCAGGACGGTGTCCTACGCGGAAATTGCCCGTCGCATCGGGCAGCCGAAGGCGGTTCGTGCCGTCGCTGGCGCATGCGCGGCGAATAGCCTCGCCGTTGTCATCCCGTGCCATCGGGTGGTGCGGAATGATGGAGCGCTGTCGGGTTATGCCTGGGGCGTCGAACGCAAGCGCGCCTTGCTCGACCGCGAGGCGGCCCGTGGAGCCGCTTAA
- a CDS encoding ABC transporter ATP-binding protein, which yields MSDNNEPLVRVDGLSVHFPVRNGVFGRSKRTLRAVNDLSLTLNRGECLSIVGESGCGKSTLALSILGLQEPTAGEIYFEGRSITGKARPSRLERAGMAQMVFQDPYASLNPRQTIYTSLAAPLRLHGISDRKEIARRIEEMMQLVGLKPEQAGRFPHEFSGGQRQRIGIARALILNPKVVVLDEPVSALDVSIRAQIINLLLELKERLDLSYIMISHDLSVVEHMSDRVAVMYFGQIVETGSWDRVFSEPQHPYTRRLIGAILDPVTELTGQSPVDPRETPEPPPGYDYYPREFGKHDVYSLPPSSQLIALRDDHSVRLIARG from the coding sequence ATGAGTGATAACAACGAACCACTGGTCAGAGTCGACGGCCTGAGCGTGCATTTCCCGGTGCGCAACGGCGTCTTCGGCCGCTCGAAGCGCACTCTGCGCGCGGTCAACGACCTGAGCCTGACGCTGAACCGGGGCGAATGCCTGTCGATCGTCGGCGAATCCGGTTGCGGAAAGTCGACGCTTGCGCTTTCGATCCTCGGACTTCAGGAGCCGACCGCGGGCGAGATCTATTTCGAAGGGCGATCGATCACCGGCAAGGCGCGGCCCTCCCGGCTCGAGCGTGCCGGCATGGCGCAGATGGTGTTTCAGGACCCGTACGCGTCGCTCAACCCCCGTCAGACGATCTACACGTCGCTGGCAGCACCGCTGAGATTGCACGGAATTTCCGACCGCAAGGAGATCGCGCGACGCATCGAAGAGATGATGCAGTTGGTCGGATTGAAACCGGAGCAGGCGGGGCGTTTCCCGCATGAATTTTCCGGCGGCCAGCGCCAGCGCATCGGCATTGCACGCGCTTTGATCCTCAACCCTAAGGTCGTGGTGCTGGACGAGCCGGTGTCCGCGCTCGACGTCTCGATCCGCGCCCAGATCATCAACCTGCTGCTGGAACTCAAGGAGCGGCTGGATCTGTCCTACATCATGATCAGCCATGACCTGAGCGTGGTCGAACATATGAGCGACCGCGTGGCGGTGATGTATTTCGGCCAGATCGTCGAGACCGGCAGCTGGGACCGGGTCTTCAGCGAACCACAGCATCCCTATACCCGCCGCCTGATCGGGGCGATCCTCGATCCGGTCACCGAGCTGACGGGCCAAAGCCCGGTGGATCCTCGTGAAACACCGGAACCGCCGCCGGGCTATGACTACTACCCCAGAGAATTCGGAAAGCATGACGTCTACAGCCTGCCGCCGTCTTCGCAATTGATTGCGCTTCGGGACGACCACAGCGTTCGTCTGATCGCGCGGGGCTGA
- a CDS encoding ABC transporter ATP-binding protein, translating to MTENLLNVRDLRLDIVSGRVSHNVVDNVSFSIGRGEAYGLVGESGCGKSITALSIIGLLRAPLAVTGGSLKFNGRDLRELSKRELRRLRGERIAMIFQEPMTALNPLSPVGRQIAEMFVLHKGATWKEAERLAIEALGNVQVPAPEERVKNYPHQMSGGMRQRVMIAIALACNPDLLIADEPTTALDVTVQAEILKLVKELCAARGTSVLMISHDLGVIANMCNRVGIMYAGRLVEERPVADLFLHPAHPYTDGLLRSLPHLGSRRLEGRKRLQEIEGTVPSIASFPPGCRFQPRCHRATSICSAEIPPPTGLSHDGFVKCFNHE from the coding sequence ATGACCGAGAACTTGCTGAATGTCAGGGATCTGCGCCTCGATATCGTATCGGGCCGGGTCAGCCACAACGTCGTCGACAACGTGTCGTTCTCGATCGGGCGCGGCGAGGCCTATGGCCTCGTGGGCGAATCGGGCTGCGGCAAGAGCATCACTGCGCTTTCGATCATCGGCCTGTTGCGTGCGCCGCTCGCCGTCACGGGCGGTTCGCTGAAGTTCAACGGTCGGGACCTGAGGGAGCTTTCGAAACGCGAGTTGCGGCGGCTTCGGGGCGAGCGCATCGCCATGATCTTCCAGGAACCGATGACCGCGCTCAACCCGTTGTCTCCGGTCGGCCGGCAAATTGCCGAGATGTTTGTCCTGCACAAGGGTGCCACCTGGAAGGAAGCCGAAAGACTGGCGATCGAGGCACTCGGCAACGTACAGGTCCCGGCGCCGGAGGAGCGGGTGAAGAACTATCCGCACCAGATGTCCGGCGGCATGCGGCAGCGGGTGATGATCGCCATTGCGCTTGCCTGCAATCCGGATCTGCTGATCGCCGACGAGCCGACGACGGCGCTCGACGTGACGGTGCAGGCGGAGATCCTCAAACTCGTGAAGGAGCTTTGCGCTGCACGCGGCACATCAGTGCTGATGATCAGCCACGATCTCGGCGTGATTGCCAATATGTGCAACCGGGTCGGCATCATGTATGCCGGGCGCCTGGTCGAGGAGAGGCCGGTCGCCGACCTGTTCCTCCATCCGGCCCATCCTTATACCGACGGCCTGTTGCGATCGCTGCCGCATCTGGGCTCGCGCCGGCTGGAAGGGCGCAAGCGCCTTCAGGAGATCGAAGGCACGGTTCCCTCCATCGCCAGTTTTCCGCCGGGCTGTCGCTTTCAGCCGCGTTGCCACAGGGCGACGTCCATCTGCAGCGCCGAAATTCCACCGCCAACCGGCCTCAGCCATGATGGCTTCGTGAAGTGTTTCAACCATGAGTGA
- a CDS encoding ABC transporter permease: MRIRLNLLIGGVLCLVIISAALLAPWLAPTDPVLDADLMNAELPPDAQFWFGTDAQGRDVLSRILYGARISLAVGIGSQVINTLIGLALGISAGYFGGWWDDLVTGLTNLMLAIPSLIFALAIMAILGPGLSSLLIALGLTNWSWTCRIARSSALSLKKQGYVQAAKTLGYGDIRIMITQILPNMIGPILVIGTLGMGDAILAEAALSYLGLGIKPPFPSWGNMLTDARELIVIAPWAAIFPGLAIFVTVLGLNLFGDGLRDWLDPHMRARQL, encoded by the coding sequence ATGAGAATACGGCTCAATCTCCTCATCGGTGGCGTCCTCTGTCTCGTCATCATCTCAGCGGCGCTGCTTGCGCCCTGGCTGGCGCCGACCGATCCAGTGCTCGACGCGGACCTGATGAATGCGGAGCTGCCGCCGGACGCACAGTTCTGGTTCGGCACCGACGCGCAAGGGCGTGACGTTCTCAGCCGCATCCTCTACGGCGCCCGCATCTCGCTTGCCGTCGGTATCGGCTCGCAGGTCATCAACACGCTGATTGGCCTGGCGCTCGGCATTTCGGCCGGCTATTTCGGCGGCTGGTGGGACGATCTTGTCACCGGGCTCACCAACCTGATGCTGGCGATCCCGAGCCTGATCTTCGCGCTCGCCATCATGGCGATCCTTGGGCCCGGCCTTTCCAGCCTGCTGATCGCGCTAGGCTTGACCAACTGGTCATGGACCTGTCGCATCGCGCGAAGCTCGGCGCTGTCCTTGAAGAAGCAGGGCTATGTCCAGGCGGCAAAGACGCTCGGTTACGGCGACATCCGCATCATGATCACGCAGATCCTGCCCAACATGATCGGCCCGATCCTGGTGATCGGAACGCTGGGCATGGGCGATGCGATCCTTGCCGAGGCAGCACTCTCCTATCTCGGACTGGGCATCAAGCCGCCGTTCCCGAGCTGGGGCAACATGCTGACGGATGCACGCGAACTCATCGTCATTGCGCCCTGGGCGGCGATCTTTCCGGGGCTGGCGATCTTCGTGACGGTTCTCGGTCTCAATCTTTTCGGCGACGGTCTACGCGATTGGCTGGACCCGCATATGAGGGCGCGGCAGCTATGA
- a CDS encoding ABC transporter permease, with product MLQFVVRRILQVIPTVIAISLLIFVIFSVVPGSIATSLTANGKGGGDPKIVEKMTREFGLDQPLYVRFGAYLSDLARFDLGTSFRSRQPVAHLIGERMWPTLKLAFAAMAIAMFVGVPLGFIAALKPGSIIDTLTMIGAISGLSLPQFWLGLLGMYLFALTLGWLPSFGYGDGGPMNLILPALTLGVAPMALLARTTRAAVLDVMNADFIRTARAKGMNGFRLVTWHVVRNVLVLIITTIGLQFGSMMGQAVVVEKLFSWPGLGSLLIDSVSLRDIPVVQGAILVIVLWFLLINTIVDILYAVIDPRISHG from the coding sequence ATGCTTCAGTTCGTCGTGCGCCGCATCTTGCAGGTGATCCCGACAGTCATCGCGATATCGCTGTTGATCTTCGTGATCTTCAGCGTGGTGCCGGGCAGCATCGCCACCAGCCTGACAGCCAATGGCAAGGGCGGCGGCGACCCAAAGATCGTCGAGAAGATGACACGTGAATTCGGTCTCGACCAACCGCTCTATGTGCGGTTCGGCGCCTATCTCTCCGATCTCGCAAGGTTCGATCTCGGAACATCGTTCCGCAGCCGCCAGCCGGTGGCCCATCTGATCGGCGAGCGCATGTGGCCGACCTTGAAGCTCGCATTCGCGGCGATGGCGATCGCGATGTTCGTCGGTGTACCGCTCGGTTTCATCGCCGCCTTGAAGCCGGGCAGCATCATCGACACGTTGACGATGATCGGCGCGATCTCGGGCCTGTCCCTGCCGCAGTTCTGGCTCGGGCTGCTCGGCATGTATCTGTTCGCGCTGACGCTCGGCTGGTTGCCGAGCTTCGGCTACGGCGACGGCGGGCCGATGAACCTGATCCTGCCGGCCTTGACGCTCGGCGTGGCGCCGATGGCACTCCTGGCGCGCACGACGCGCGCCGCCGTCCTTGACGTGATGAACGCCGATTTCATCCGCACCGCCCGAGCCAAAGGCATGAACGGCTTTCGCCTCGTCACCTGGCATGTCGTTCGCAACGTGCTTGTGCTGATCATCACCACCATCGGCCTGCAGTTCGGTTCGATGATGGGTCAGGCGGTGGTGGTCGAAAAACTGTTCTCCTGGCCGGGGCTGGGATCTCTGCTGATCGACAGCGTCAGCCTGCGCGACATCCCGGTGGTTCAGGGTGCGATCCTCGTCATCGTCCTGTGGTTCCTGCTCATCAACACCATCGTCGATATTCTTTACGCGGTCATCGATCCGCGCATCAGCCACGGATAG
- a CDS encoding ABC transporter substrate-binding protein, whose protein sequence is MKKIALLSRLTAALLAGVASVQAADTPRAGGTVNFVAPYGDSFSTLDIQASPQTQDEFYAKAIHRTLYDWDADKNVPVLALATDVDVSADKLVYTYKLRQDAYFHNGKQMTADDIISSFTRMADPAKAYPPSRYIANIKGGADYMAGKAEAISGLKKVDDFTLEVTLTDPVDPAFLFMRNNTAIYPAGEADKEGFQSHPIGLGPYKFAEYVPGSRLTVEKWEKYYEKDKPYADKINILIMGDASARDVAFRNKEVDVSVLGPSQYVAYQADPELSKGLLEVAEVYTRYVGFNLDFEPFKDKRVRQAFNYAINADLIIKRLAKDKAYRASGWLPTSSPAYDKDAQPYAYDPEKAKALLAEAGYADGFDVELTATQNESWGLTIVEAIIPMLEKVGIRVKAKPVEASVLSEVVPSGDFQSFMWSSESGPDALTAMQCFYSKTSQAACNYQKFANADFDKLFEAAKVAKTDEEKNELLRKANNLVQEEAPVWFFNYNKAVMAYQPWLHGLQPNSAELAIQSYEKLWVDETVPAGR, encoded by the coding sequence ATGAAGAAAATAGCATTACTTTCGAGATTGACCGCAGCGTTGCTGGCAGGGGTGGCTTCGGTGCAGGCGGCCGACACGCCGCGGGCCGGCGGAACGGTCAACTTCGTGGCGCCCTATGGGGACAGCTTCTCGACGCTCGACATCCAGGCGTCGCCGCAGACGCAGGACGAGTTCTACGCCAAGGCGATCCATCGCACCCTTTATGATTGGGACGCGGACAAGAACGTTCCGGTGCTGGCGCTTGCGACCGACGTCGACGTCTCCGCCGACAAGCTGGTCTATACCTACAAGCTGCGGCAGGACGCCTATTTCCACAACGGCAAGCAGATGACGGCCGACGACATCATCTCGAGCTTCACCCGCATGGCCGATCCGGCCAAGGCCTATCCACCTTCGCGCTACATCGCCAACATCAAGGGCGGCGCCGACTACATGGCCGGCAAGGCAGAGGCGATTTCGGGCCTGAAGAAGGTCGACGATTTCACGCTGGAAGTGACCCTGACAGACCCGGTCGATCCGGCGTTCCTGTTCATGCGCAACAACACGGCGATCTACCCGGCTGGGGAAGCCGACAAGGAAGGCTTCCAGAGCCACCCGATCGGCCTCGGGCCCTACAAGTTTGCCGAATATGTGCCCGGCTCGCGCCTGACGGTCGAAAAGTGGGAAAAGTACTACGAAAAAGACAAGCCCTACGCCGACAAGATCAATATCCTGATCATGGGGGATGCTTCGGCGCGCGACGTCGCGTTCCGCAACAAGGAGGTCGACGTCTCCGTGCTCGGGCCGTCGCAATACGTCGCCTATCAGGCCGATCCGGAACTGTCCAAGGGCCTTCTCGAAGTCGCTGAAGTCTATACGCGCTATGTCGGCTTCAACCTCGATTTCGAACCGTTCAAGGACAAGCGTGTTCGCCAGGCGTTCAACTATGCCATCAATGCCGACCTGATCATCAAACGGCTGGCGAAGGACAAGGCCTACCGCGCGAGCGGCTGGCTGCCGACATCGTCGCCGGCCTATGACAAGGACGCGCAACCCTACGCCTACGACCCGGAGAAGGCGAAGGCACTGCTGGCTGAGGCCGGTTATGCCGATGGCTTCGACGTCGAGCTGACAGCGACGCAGAACGAAAGCTGGGGCCTGACGATCGTCGAGGCGATCATCCCGATGCTGGAAAAAGTCGGTATCCGGGTGAAGGCAAAACCGGTCGAGGCTTCGGTGCTTTCCGAAGTCGTGCCATCAGGCGATTTCCAGTCCTTCATGTGGTCGTCGGAGAGCGGCCCGGACGCCCTGACGGCGATGCAGTGCTTCTATTCCAAGACGTCGCAGGCTGCGTGCAACTACCAGAAGTTCGCAAACGCGGACTTCGACAAGCTGTTCGAGGCCGCCAAGGTCGCCAAGACCGACGAGGAAAAGAACGAGCTGCTACGCAAGGCCAACAACCTCGTTCAGGAAGAAGCGCCGGTCTGGTTCTTCAACTACAACAAGGCTGTGATGGCCTACCAGCCCTGGCTGCATGGGCTGCAGCCAAACTCCGCCGAGCTGGCGATCCAGTCCTATGAAAAGCTCTGGGTGGACGAAACCGTCCCAGCCGGACGTTGA
- a CDS encoding amidohydrolase has product MPAGQSFHADMIVHNGVIWCGMAEGVVDALAIWQGKVLATGTRQEMETYRGDRTELLDLQGQFATPGLNDAHLHLISVGLTLNWVDATPQAAPTLESLLDAIRHQAESTPAGTWIRARGYDQTKLDTGRHPLRAELDAVAPHHPVMVVRACGHVSIFNSEAFRLAGVDENSAVPEGGLIEQVSGALTGLVAENAQGLVRAAIPKASTDDMIDAIESAGNLLLSHGITSIMDAAVGQVAGFDEIRAYNLAKLNNRLPVRTWLVLLGDPNVSIVPQSYEAGLVSGVGDDMLKVGAVKIFLDGSAGGRTAWMSSPYLGDDNNTGVQILPDAELEALVLDAHAKGYQLACHAIGDAAIGQLITAYEKALEAIPDADRRHRIEHCGFSSEAQHQRMVKAGIYPCPQQVFIYDFGDAYVSVLGEERALSSYPLKTWKDLGLKPATGSDAPVCHPNPFPNIYSMLTRKTAKGTVMDARERVSIEEALQVYTEYGAFSQKLETVKGRLIPGQLADIAVFSRNMLTASPEDILNDTRCTLAIRGGEVVFERQNA; this is encoded by the coding sequence ATGCCAGCGGGACAGAGTTTTCACGCCGACATGATCGTGCACAATGGTGTGATCTGGTGCGGTATGGCCGAGGGCGTCGTCGATGCCCTGGCAATCTGGCAGGGCAAGGTCCTGGCGACGGGCACCAGGCAGGAAATGGAAACCTATCGCGGCGACCGGACCGAGCTCCTCGACCTCCAGGGACAATTTGCGACCCCCGGCCTCAACGATGCGCATCTGCATCTCATTTCCGTCGGCCTGACGTTGAACTGGGTCGATGCAACGCCGCAGGCTGCCCCCACGCTCGAAAGCCTGCTCGATGCCATCCGGCACCAGGCCGAAAGCACGCCGGCCGGTACCTGGATCCGGGCGCGGGGTTATGACCAGACCAAGCTCGACACCGGTCGCCATCCGCTTCGCGCGGAACTCGATGCGGTTGCGCCGCACCATCCCGTCATGGTGGTGCGCGCCTGCGGGCATGTGTCGATCTTCAATTCGGAAGCATTCCGCTTGGCCGGCGTCGACGAGAACTCGGCCGTGCCGGAAGGCGGCCTGATCGAACAGGTGTCTGGTGCTCTTACGGGCTTGGTCGCCGAAAACGCGCAAGGGCTGGTTCGCGCCGCGATCCCGAAAGCCTCGACCGACGACATGATCGATGCGATCGAAAGCGCCGGAAATCTGCTACTATCCCACGGCATTACCAGCATCATGGACGCGGCCGTCGGTCAGGTCGCAGGCTTCGACGAGATCAGGGCCTATAATCTGGCGAAGCTCAACAACAGGCTGCCGGTGCGCACCTGGCTCGTTCTTCTCGGCGATCCCAACGTTTCGATCGTGCCGCAGAGCTATGAGGCTGGTCTCGTTTCCGGTGTCGGCGACGACATGCTGAAAGTCGGCGCCGTCAAAATCTTCCTTGATGGCTCGGCCGGTGGCCGCACCGCCTGGATGAGCAGCCCCTATCTCGGCGATGACAACAATACCGGCGTTCAAATTCTACCGGATGCGGAGCTCGAGGCGCTGGTGCTCGACGCGCACGCCAAGGGTTATCAACTGGCCTGCCATGCGATCGGCGACGCTGCGATCGGTCAGCTGATTACCGCCTACGAGAAGGCGCTTGAGGCGATCCCGGACGCGGACCGCCGTCACCGGATTGAGCATTGCGGTTTTTCCAGCGAGGCACAGCACCAGCGCATGGTGAAGGCCGGGATATATCCGTGTCCGCAACAGGTGTTCATCTACGATTTCGGCGACGCCTATGTCTCGGTGCTCGGCGAAGAGCGGGCGCTGTCGAGCTATCCCTTGAAGACCTGGAAGGACCTGGGGCTGAAGCCTGCGACCGGCAGCGATGCGCCGGTCTGTCATCCCAACCCGTTCCCCAATATCTACAGCATGCTGACGCGCAAGACCGCCAAGGGCACGGTGATGGACGCTCGCGAGCGGGTCTCCATCGAGGAGGCTTTGCAGGTCTATACCGAATACGGCGCGTTCTCGCAGAAGCTCGAAACCGTCAAGGGACGACTGATCCCGGGACAGCTTGCCGATATCGCGGTGTTCTCCAGGAACATGCTGACGGCGAGCCCCGAAGACATCCTCAACGACACGCGCTGCACCCTGGCAATCCGGGGCGGCGAGGTGGTCTTCGAGCGACAGAACGCCTGA